One stretch of Elusimicrobiales bacterium DNA includes these proteins:
- the rpsM gene encoding 30S ribosomal protein S13 produces MARISGVDLPKNKRIDIALRYIYGIGPAAATKILAGLNGQIDPATRVKDLTEQQAGLLNTAIQKGLKVEGELRREVAQNIHRYVEIGCYRGLRHRRNLPARGQRTRTNGRTRRGRRRTVGASKPGKVGAPAAAAK; encoded by the coding sequence ATGGCCAGAATATCAGGCGTAGATTTGCCGAAAAACAAGCGCATAGACATCGCGCTCCGCTACATTTACGGCATAGGCCCGGCCGCGGCGACAAAAATACTCGCCGGGCTTAACGGGCAGATAGACCCCGCCACACGGGTCAAGGATTTGACCGAGCAGCAGGCCGGTCTTCTGAACACGGCGATTCAGAAAGGGCTCAAGGTGGAGGGCGAACTGCGCCGCGAAGTTGCCCAGAACATCCACCGCTACGTGGAAATCGGCTGCTACCGCGGGCTGCGGCACCGCCGCAACCTGCCGGCGCGCGGACAGCGCACCCGCACCAACGGACGCACCCGTCGCGGCAGAAGGAGAACCGTAGGCGCGTCCAAGCCCGGCAAGGTCGGAGCGCCCGCCGCGGCGGCGAAGTAG
- the rpsD gene encoding 30S ribosomal protein S4 — MARYTGPSCKKCRKLDTKLFLKGGKCYSSCVMERRSAKPPMRGGSGRSFRSKQSEYAVRLAEKQRARRMIAMTEQPFRNTFARAAKTPGKTGEIFLRFLETRLDNIARRIGFATSLKTARQMVKHGHVKVNDKKVDIPSYQLKPGDRVSISSAAAETLVVRQGLEAAEKRSLRPSFITYDAAAREGKLLRWPDRGEMSFPVKELLIVEHYSK, encoded by the coding sequence ATGGCCCGTTACACCGGTCCCAGCTGCAAAAAATGCCGCAAGCTTGACACCAAGCTTTTCCTGAAGGGCGGCAAGTGCTATTCTTCCTGCGTGATGGAGCGCCGCTCTGCCAAGCCGCCCATGCGCGGCGGCTCCGGCAGGTCGTTTCGGAGCAAGCAGTCCGAATACGCCGTGCGCCTTGCCGAAAAGCAGCGCGCCCGCCGCATGATAGCGATGACGGAGCAGCCCTTCCGCAACACCTTCGCCCGCGCCGCCAAAACGCCGGGCAAGACCGGAGAAATTTTCCTGAGATTTCTGGAAACCCGGCTGGACAACATCGCCCGCCGCATCGGTTTTGCCACGTCGCTGAAAACGGCGCGCCAGATGGTTAAGCACGGGCATGTCAAGGTCAACGACAAAAAAGTGGACATTCCCTCCTATCAGCTCAAGCCGGGCGACAGGGTGTCCATATCCTCCGCCGCGGCGGAGACTCTGGTTGTGCGCCAGGGTCTGGAAGCGGCGGAAAAACGCTCGCTGCGGCCCAGCTTCATCACCTACGACGCCGCCGCGCGCGAGGGCAAGCTGCTCCGCTGGCCGGACCGGGGCGAAATGTCCTTCCCCGTCAAGGAGCTGCTGATAGTGGAGCATTATTCCAAGTAA
- the infA gene encoding translation initiation factor IF-1, with the protein MSSEGDKIEVEGKILESMPNAMFRVELPGGKVILGHISGKMRIHHIRILPGDKVKLELSPYDLTRGRIIYRER; encoded by the coding sequence ATGTCAAGCGAAGGCGACAAGATAGAGGTTGAAGGAAAGATACTGGAGTCAATGCCCAACGCGATGTTCCGCGTGGAGCTGCCCGGCGGGAAAGTGATACTGGGGCATATCTCAGGCAAGATGAGGATACACCATATCCGCATACTGCCCGGCGACAAAGTGAAGCTGGAGCTTTCGCCTTACGACCTGACAAGGGGCCGTATAATATACAGGGAAAGATGA
- a CDS encoding DNA-directed RNA polymerase subunit alpha — protein sequence MPLEELVLPGKVQVEDKSSTDSYGKFTAEPYESGYGHTVGNSLRRILLSSLEGAAVTAVRIDGAVHEYSTVAGVREDVVNILLNLKRLRVRIHNGAREYIYLSASKQGAVTAAQVRETDNVEIINKDLVIANLEHGGKLEAEIEVSAGRGYMPAEELARVNRPAGFIPVDALFSPVTKVHYDVEPARVGQKTDYDRLVLEISTDGTIKPQDALLKAAALLKKSLHVFTPEGEAAAAPADEVQEGAQAAPQAAAAPLEPRLEELLGQPVDIIELSSRAANCLKAAKINTIGDLVVKTSDELKAIKNFGAKSLDEITEKLQGMGLSLGMKTK from the coding sequence ATGCCATTGGAAGAACTGGTGCTGCCGGGGAAAGTGCAGGTGGAAGACAAATCGTCAACGGATTCTTACGGTAAATTCACCGCCGAGCCTTACGAGAGCGGCTACGGCCACACGGTGGGCAATTCGCTGCGGCGGATACTGCTCTCCAGCCTTGAGGGGGCGGCGGTAACCGCCGTCAGGATAGACGGCGCGGTGCACGAGTATAGCACCGTCGCCGGTGTGCGGGAGGATGTGGTCAACATCCTGCTCAACCTCAAGCGGCTGCGCGTGCGCATACACAACGGCGCGCGGGAATATATTTATCTCTCGGCTTCCAAGCAGGGCGCGGTAACCGCCGCCCAGGTGCGCGAGACCGACAATGTTGAAATCATCAACAAGGACCTTGTCATCGCCAACCTGGAGCATGGCGGCAAGCTGGAGGCGGAGATAGAAGTTTCCGCCGGGCGCGGCTACATGCCCGCCGAGGAGCTGGCCAGGGTCAACAGGCCGGCGGGGTTCATACCGGTGGACGCGCTGTTTTCGCCGGTAACGAAGGTGCATTACGATGTGGAGCCGGCGCGCGTCGGCCAGAAGACGGATTATGACCGCCTCGTGCTGGAGATTTCCACCGACGGCACCATCAAACCGCAGGACGCGCTTCTGAAGGCGGCGGCGCTGCTGAAAAAATCGCTGCATGTGTTTACGCCGGAGGGGGAGGCCGCCGCAGCTCCCGCGGACGAGGTTCAGGAGGGCGCGCAGGCCGCGCCTCAAGCCGCAGCCGCGCCGCTGGAGCCGCGTCTGGAGGAGTTGCTGGGCCAGCCGGTGGACATAATAGAGCTTTCCTCGCGCGCCGCCAACTGCCTCAAGGCCGCCAAAATCAACACCATAGGCGACCTCGTGGTTAAGACGAGCGACGAGCTCAAGGCCATCAAGAATTTCGGCGCCAAATCCCTGGATGAGATAACCGAAAAACTCCAGGGCATGGGGCTGTCGCTGGGAATGAAAACAAAGTAA
- the mreC gene encoding rod shape-determining protein MreC — MHKEKQHATIAAAVFSALSLLFLLLPSSPVVNSAKAALAFSLLPFVSAGHSAAEITAGAPRNIAALINAEEENRALRLRQKDADITAAQLEAALETNRRLAAETGLSASEKWRGVWARVMERDPAHWNSSFLVDRGASSGVQPHDPVLGVQDGRAGIVGKVVEVWRDSAKVLLATDEMFSAVCYVEGRNWDALAEGRGRAELRLNYLPSDANVEKGAKVFTSRSSVVFPQGILAGTIIGVHQAGSFQTFTSADLRLAVRPEAAKEVFIMSRNRPPAPAEQGAAK; from the coding sequence ATGCATAAAGAAAAGCAGCATGCCACCATAGCGGCGGCGGTTTTTTCCGCGCTGTCGCTGCTGTTTCTGTTGCTGCCTTCCTCCCCTGTTGTGAATTCCGCAAAAGCCGCGCTGGCATTTTCGCTGCTGCCTTTCGTTTCCGCGGGGCATTCCGCCGCTGAAATCACGGCGGGGGCTCCGCGCAATATCGCAGCGCTTATAAACGCGGAGGAGGAGAACCGCGCCCTGCGCCTGCGCCAGAAGGACGCCGACATAACGGCTGCCCAGCTGGAGGCCGCGCTGGAGACAAACAGGCGGCTTGCGGCGGAAACGGGTCTTTCCGCATCCGAAAAATGGCGCGGGGTGTGGGCGCGGGTGATGGAGCGCGACCCGGCGCATTGGAATTCATCTTTTCTGGTTGACAGGGGCGCTTCCTCCGGCGTGCAGCCGCATGACCCGGTTTTGGGCGTGCAGGACGGCAGGGCCGGAATTGTGGGCAAGGTCGTGGAAGTCTGGCGCGACAGCGCGAAAGTCCTGCTTGCCACGGACGAGATGTTTTCCGCCGTCTGCTATGTGGAGGGGCGCAACTGGGACGCGCTGGCCGAAGGCCGGGGCCGCGCGGAACTGCGGCTGAACTATCTTCCCTCGGACGCGAATGTGGAAAAGGGCGCGAAAGTGTTTACATCGCGTTCCAGCGTGGTGTTTCCGCAGGGGATTTTAGCCGGCACGATAATCGGGGTGCATCAGGCGGGAAGTTTTCAGACCTTTACTTCCGCGGATTTGCGGCTGGCGGTAAGGCCTGAGGCCGCAAAAGAGGTTTTCATAATGAGCAGGAACCGTCCGCCCGCGCCTGCGGAGCAGGGGGCGGCGAAATGA
- a CDS encoding rod shape-determining protein has product MLDYLFSLFSNDMGMDLGTANSLIYVKGRGIVLREPSVVAIDRESRKVLSVGTDAKQMLGRTPASIVAVRPLRNGVIADFEVTQEMIKYFIRKVHNRRNLLHPRIVIGIPSGITEVERRAVQEAAEQAGAREVYLIEEPMAAAIGADLPISEPHASMIVDIGGGTTEVAVISLGGMVVTKSIDVAGDEMDDCIMQYFRRKYNLIIGETTAEEVKFQIGSVFPLKEEKTMEVKGRDQTQGLPKTLVVTSEEIRQALMEPVRLIVDIIKGALEETPAELAADLVDRGLVLAGGGSLLRGMTDLIRQETDLPVHRAADPLSCVAIGTGKFIEELDNIRNRRPDFASSWYRGKSY; this is encoded by the coding sequence ATGCTGGATTATCTGTTCAGTCTCTTCTCCAACGACATGGGCATGGACCTCGGGACGGCCAATTCCCTTATATATGTGAAGGGAAGGGGCATAGTCCTGCGCGAGCCGTCCGTAGTCGCCATAGACAGGGAGAGCCGCAAGGTCCTCTCGGTCGGCACGGACGCCAAGCAGATGCTGGGCCGCACCCCGGCCAGCATAGTGGCGGTGCGCCCGCTGCGCAACGGCGTCATAGCGGACTTTGAAGTTACGCAGGAGATGATAAAGTATTTCATCCGCAAGGTGCATAACCGGCGCAACCTGCTGCATCCGCGCATAGTCATAGGCATCCCGTCGGGAATTACGGAAGTGGAGCGGCGCGCCGTGCAGGAAGCGGCGGAACAGGCCGGCGCGCGAGAGGTTTATCTTATTGAGGAGCCGATGGCCGCCGCCATAGGCGCCGATCTGCCTATATCCGAGCCGCACGCCAGCATGATAGTGGATATCGGCGGCGGCACCACCGAGGTGGCCGTCATCTCGCTGGGCGGCATGGTGGTCACCAAATCCATAGACGTCGCCGGCGACGAGATGGACGACTGCATCATGCAGTACTTCCGCCGCAAATACAATTTAATCATCGGCGAAACCACGGCGGAAGAAGTGAAGTTCCAGATAGGCTCGGTGTTTCCGCTCAAGGAAGAAAAGACGATGGAAGTCAAAGGCCGCGACCAGACGCAGGGCCTGCCCAAGACGCTGGTGGTTACCAGCGAGGAAATACGGCAGGCGCTGATGGAGCCGGTGCGGCTTATAGTGGATATAATCAAGGGCGCGCTGGAGGAAACTCCGGCGGAGCTTGCGGCGGACCTGGTGGACCGCGGCCTCGTGCTGGCCGGCGGCGGCTCGCTGCTGCGCGGGATGACGGATTTAATCAGGCAGGAGACGGATCTTCCCGTCCACCGCGCCGCGGACCCGCTTAGCTGCGTTGCCATAGGCACCGGCAAGTTCATAGAAGAGCTTGACAATATCCGCAACCGAAGACCCGATTTCGCTTCATCCTGGTACCGCGGCAAGTCGTATTAG
- the rpsK gene encoding 30S ribosomal protein S11 → MTEEKKPVKPAEQTPAQQPADAAKAAPAPAAHKGPRKKGRAPAFGLVHINCSFNNTVITITDDRGNAITWATSGGCGFRGTKKGTPFAAQITAAKAVGKAVELGMREAAVLVCGPGPGRETAVRAVQSSGLHVISIKDVTPIPHNGCRPPKARRV, encoded by the coding sequence ATGACAGAAGAGAAAAAACCAGTTAAACCGGCGGAACAGACCCCCGCCCAGCAGCCGGCTGACGCCGCCAAAGCGGCGCCCGCGCCGGCGGCGCACAAAGGCCCGCGCAAGAAGGGCCGCGCGCCCGCTTTCGGGCTTGTGCATATCAACTGCTCCTTCAACAATACCGTCATCACCATCACCGATGACAGGGGCAATGCCATCACCTGGGCCACCTCCGGCGGCTGCGGCTTCCGCGGCACCAAGAAGGGCACCCCGTTCGCCGCGCAGATAACCGCGGCCAAGGCCGTCGGCAAGGCGGTGGAGCTGGGAATGCGCGAGGCCGCCGTGCTGGTTTGCGGCCCCGGCCCCGGGCGCGAGACGGCGGTGCGCGCCGTCCAGTCATCGGGACTGCACGTCATCAGCATCAAGGACGTAACCCCCATCCCGCACAACGGCTGCCGTCCGCCCAAGGCGAGAAGAGTTTAA
- the mrdA gene encoding penicillin-binding protein 2, protein MAQIKIPRERLEQLWLAVWLAGALISVRLAGIQLVRHGYYSKAAERNRTHIIYRNAPRGRMLTADGVAIASSEPSFSLIYLPGRLKDPQYLKQLARDFAPRLSADYDGLLETLQRAFDNGAPVRLAENLSSRSMFAFSELKTLYPGIDLVEETKRWYPYGKFASHLTGYMGRMDLQEWKAARGNGGYRIDSRLGRSGIEKMYEKQLKGGDGGLYLEVDSRGRLRRMLANKPWRSGSDIHLTLDFQAQKAAEEGLKGSLTKSGAAIAINPANGDVLALACAPDFDPNMFVVFSDSQASAAPFKTLPEYNLVTQGTFAPGSTFKIITAAAALETDSFSTEDEYFCPGYYNAGSRVFKCHEKKGHGRADFFKGMAKSCDVYFYNLGIKIGPAQIENYERAFRLGQPTGIDIPGEKAGHVFGPGERARRKTYWFIGDTLNLSIGQGELLVTPAQMAQVIGAVANGGVFWKPQYVESITGPDGSVEYKHSPQFLDRAAMKPQSWDTLRRALKLVVDEGSGQAAKIKGLEVYGKTGTAQNPQGGDNSWFVAYARRPGQQSRVAVAVLIQHGGHGGVSAAPVAKEIIKAVYRWDEKTGAPAGAAAPPPEKPDASPGKSAKAASAVAPSSGTAKTAPAQPARNPVPADTRKPARDIFVGMEQLP, encoded by the coding sequence ATGGCTCAGATAAAAATCCCGCGCGAACGGTTAGAGCAGCTCTGGCTTGCCGTCTGGCTTGCCGGCGCGCTTATAAGCGTGCGCCTGGCCGGCATCCAGCTTGTGCGGCACGGCTACTACAGCAAAGCCGCCGAGCGTAACCGCACCCATATAATATACCGCAACGCGCCGCGCGGCAGGATGCTTACCGCCGACGGCGTGGCCATAGCCTCAAGCGAGCCGTCGTTCAGCCTCATTTATCTGCCGGGCAGGCTCAAGGACCCTCAGTATCTGAAACAACTGGCCCGGGATTTCGCGCCGCGCCTGTCGGCGGATTATGACGGGCTGCTGGAAACGCTGCAGCGCGCCTTTGACAACGGCGCGCCGGTGCGCCTGGCGGAAAACCTCTCGTCGCGCTCCATGTTCGCCTTCTCGGAGCTTAAAACCCTCTATCCCGGCATAGATTTGGTGGAGGAGACCAAGCGTTGGTATCCCTACGGCAAATTCGCCAGCCATCTTACAGGCTACATGGGCAGGATGGATTTGCAGGAATGGAAGGCCGCGCGCGGGAACGGCGGCTACCGCATAGATTCCCGGCTGGGCCGCAGCGGCATAGAGAAAATGTACGAAAAACAGCTCAAAGGCGGCGACGGCGGGCTGTATCTGGAGGTGGATTCCAGGGGCAGGCTGCGCCGCATGCTGGCCAACAAGCCGTGGCGCTCCGGCAGCGACATTCACCTCACTCTGGATTTTCAGGCGCAGAAAGCGGCGGAGGAGGGGCTGAAAGGCTCGCTCACTAAATCCGGCGCGGCCATCGCCATAAACCCAGCCAACGGCGATGTGCTGGCGCTGGCCTGCGCGCCGGATTTTGATCCCAATATGTTCGTGGTTTTCAGCGACAGCCAGGCCTCCGCCGCGCCTTTCAAGACGCTGCCGGAGTATAATCTGGTTACGCAGGGGACTTTCGCCCCCGGCTCCACCTTCAAAATAATCACCGCCGCCGCCGCGCTGGAGACAGATTCTTTCTCCACGGAGGACGAGTATTTCTGTCCCGGCTATTACAATGCAGGCAGCCGTGTTTTCAAATGCCATGAGAAAAAGGGCCACGGCAGGGCGGATTTTTTCAAGGGCATGGCCAAGTCCTGCGACGTCTATTTTTACAACCTGGGGATTAAGATAGGCCCGGCGCAGATAGAGAATTACGAGCGCGCCTTCCGGCTGGGACAGCCCACAGGCATAGACATCCCCGGCGAGAAGGCGGGCCACGTATTCGGCCCGGGGGAACGCGCCCGGCGCAAAACCTACTGGTTCATAGGCGACACGCTCAATCTCTCCATCGGGCAGGGCGAGCTGCTGGTTACCCCCGCCCAGATGGCGCAGGTGATAGGCGCCGTGGCCAACGGCGGCGTTTTCTGGAAACCGCAGTACGTGGAATCCATCACCGGGCCCGACGGCAGCGTGGAGTACAAACACAGCCCGCAGTTTCTGGACAGGGCCGCGATGAAGCCGCAGAGCTGGGACACCCTGCGCCGCGCGCTGAAGCTGGTCGTGGACGAGGGAAGCGGGCAGGCCGCCAAAATAAAGGGACTGGAAGTCTACGGCAAAACCGGCACCGCCCAGAACCCGCAGGGCGGCGATAATTCGTGGTTTGTGGCTTATGCGCGCCGGCCCGGGCAGCAATCCCGCGTGGCGGTGGCGGTGCTGATACAGCATGGCGGGCATGGCGGAGTTTCCGCCGCGCCGGTGGCCAAAGAGATTATAAAAGCCGTCTACCGCTGGGACGAGAAAACCGGCGCCCCCGCCGGAGCCGCCGCGCCGCCGCCGGAAAAACCGGACGCTTCTCCGGGCAAGTCCGCAAAGGCAGCGTCCGCCGTCGCGCCGTCTTCCGGGACTGCCAAGACCGCGCCGGCGCAGCCCGCGCGCAATCCGGTTCCGGCGGACACGCGCAAGCCCGCGCGCGATATTTTTGTGGGGATGGAGCAGTTGCCATGA
- the rpmJ gene encoding 50S ribosomal protein L36 produces MKVRASVKKICQKCKIIRRGGVVRVICSTKKHKQRQG; encoded by the coding sequence ATGAAAGTAAGAGCAAGCGTGAAGAAAATCTGCCAGAAGTGCAAAATCATACGGCGCGGCGGCGTGGTGCGGGTCATCTGCTCCACCAAGAAACACAAGCAGCGCCAGGGTTAA
- the rplQ gene encoding 50S ribosomal protein L17, with translation MIKNLGPRKLSRTGSHRKAMLSNMAASLLMHEQVRTTIPKAKELRRVAERIINDARKGRHLKLRESVQSKAVYKKLVEVLAPRYAARNGGYTRILRLGRRKGDSAELGLVKLVE, from the coding sequence ATGATAAAAAATCTGGGGCCGCGCAAGCTGTCTAGAACCGGCTCGCACCGCAAGGCGATGCTTTCCAACATGGCGGCCAGCCTGCTCATGCACGAGCAGGTGCGCACCACAATTCCCAAGGCCAAGGAACTGCGCCGCGTCGCCGAAAGGATAATAAACGACGCGCGCAAGGGCCGCCACCTCAAGCTGCGCGAATCGGTGCAGAGCAAAGCCGTTTACAAAAAGCTGGTGGAAGTGCTGGCGCCGCGCTATGCCGCGCGCAACGGCGGCTACACCCGCATTCTCCGACTGGGCCGCCGCAAAGGCGATTCGGCGGAGCTGGGCCTGGTAAAACTGGTGGAATAA